ATTCAAGCACGAGGATGATTGACGTTTATGCAGAGAAAGATCGGCGGCTGTCGTCGTCGATCATGGAAAAGATCGGTTAGAATTTCTTAGGGACGGCCGGTTCGCTACCGGACGATCGGCTTGGCGCGGTGCATGGCTTGCACCTGTAACCACCACCGCCCAAGTCCTTCCCGCTACCTACAGGTGACAGTATGGAAACGCAGGACGACCAGGTTGAGTACGCAACGCACTTTCTTTCAAATGCCAGCGGAGCGTTTGACCAGATGCAGTCGTTTTACTCCAGGTTCACTCACAATGAAGATCGCAGCAACTTAATCGGCAGGGTTGCTGGGCTGTTTCAAAAAAGGGAGGACCCGCGGCACGCAACGTCCTTCGAATTCCGATATGGGGTCTACGAAGACGTGCGTCACATTATTGGTGACGAAGGCTACGACTACCTCTCCGAGAAACTTCAAGTGATAGCCGAGCGGCTCGAAAAGAAAGCGTTGACAATCGAAGATGAAGCGAAGCTGCACTTCACGAAGATGAGACATGCTGCGTTAGACCTCACTCGACTGGTTTTAGGGACCGACTACGAGCGATCCGAACACGGCGTAAAGATCCTGCGGATCATCGAGTTGATCGAGGCTTACTGGGACGCACAAGGCGAACCAGATTGGCGGAAACGTATGCTCGGCTACTTGAACGATTTAGTTGAGTTGCAGGATGCAATTCGCGGAATCGATATCCCTCGCCTCGTGCAATCGCGACGCTCGGAGTTCCCGCCCTTCCGCCGCTATGAGGAAGATACGCCAGTTCGATCGGATAGCCCGCCGGTGCTTCCTGCGGAGGATGAGTCGCCCGGGGATCTAATCTCCATGGATCAAGCGGCGGCGCTAGTGGGGCGAACTAAGCGCACCGTTCAAGGTTGGAACGAAATCGATCCAATGCCGCTGCCAGAAGTCGAGGGGGGTGGAGGCAAACGGCATGAATACAGCTACGCGAAGCTAAAGCCATGGCTGGAGCAGCACTCTGGACGCAAGCTCCCGGACCAATTGCCCGACCTGCGATAGTTTGCATGAAGTGCAAAGCGGCGAAATCCAACGAAAAGCAACGAACCGCCTTTTTACAGTGCTCGCGTCTTTAACGAGAGGCGAACACTATGACCGATTCATTCCTGAACGAGCCAGCCATCACTTTGGCAGAGGCAACGCGACTGCCCCAACTCGCACGCAACGGCCGCCGTCCAAACCCTTCCACGATATTTCGCTGGGCATCCTGCGGGGTCCGGGGCGTCAAGCTTGAGATTCGCCAGGTGGGCGGCAGTAAGTGCACGAGCCGCGAAGCCGTCACGCGATTCATCGCCCGCCTGAGCGGTGACGAGGGTGCCCCCGTCGCTCGCATCAATCCACCCGCAGGCACCGGTGGCGGCGCGGTCGAACTGGAGCTTCAGGCGGCTGGGTTCTAGCCGCTGATTTCCAGTTTGCCCGTCTATATGTGAGAGGGAAGTAAAAAAGGCCGCAGCACCGGGACTCTACTTCGGTGCTACGGCCTGGGACTCCAAATGCATTCTAGCAGTCGCACGCCATCACTGCCAACCACAAAACGCCGCAGCCGTCCCGCAAGGAACGCTGTAGCTAGCGTGCTCGTGTCGTCGCTCAAGCCGTCCGCAACCAACGACTCCCTATACCGCCCGATCGACACCGACGACGCCAACTTTAAGAAGCTGGTGCGCAGCGTCCTGAAGCGCGGACGTGTCATGCAGCCGCTACTGGCGACGCGCGACGGAATCCTAATCAGCGGTCACCGAAGGCTAGCCGCGGCAAAGGTCGCACAGCTTGTCGCGGTGCCGTGCCAGTTCACGGAAAGGGACCGCCAAGATTATAGCGATGCCGAATTTCTTGAGCTGATCCGTGAGCACAACCTGCAAAGGGAAAAGACGCTCGCGGAGCAGCACAACGAGGCGCTGGTAGACGTCGCCCGCGAAGGCACCGCCTACGCCGACCTGCTGGCCGATCGTCAGGAGAAACTAGACAAGTCTGGTTTCTCTTTAATGACGTTCGACATCGTTGGCGAAAAGGTCCGTTCCGAGATATCAAAGGCGCTTCACCCGTTCCTAATTGCGTGCATGCGTGTCATCGACCAGAACCGCGATTTCTGGCCCCTAAGCGTCCGCCAGATTCACTATCGCCTGCTGGGTGAGAACGCCCCGCTAAAGCACGCGAGCAAGCCCGGATCGACGTATGTGAACGATCGCAAGTCTTACCAGGCGCTCAGCGACCTGCTGACGCGCGGCCGCCTCGTTGGTCGAATCCCTTGGCACACCATCAGTGATGAGACACGCGACTTTGAGGGCTGGCCAGTCCATCAGGCAATCGGACCCTACATCACGTCTCAAATGGATCGGTTGTTCACCACCTACTGGCGTGACCGCCTGCAAAGTCAGCCGCATCACGTCGAAGTCATCGGTGAGAAAAATACGGTTAAGACGATCGTGAGTTCCGTTTGCCGTGAATACACCGTGCCCTACTCGATCGGCCGCGGCTACTGCAGCATCCCGCCACGCTACGAGATGGCCCAACGCTTCCGACGAAGCGGCAAAGACCGCCTAATCGTGCTGATCCTCAGCGACTTGGACCCGGACGGTTCGGAAATCGCGCAGAGCTTCGCCCGGTCGATGCGCGACGACTTCAACATCGCAAACATTGAACCGATAAAGGTGGCGCTGACGCCCGAGCAGATCGACCAGTACGACCTGCCGCCGAAGATGGTGGCCAAACCAACGTCTAGCAACTACGCCAAGTTCGTCGCGGCTCACGGGCAACACGTATTCGAGCTTGAGGCTCTGGAGGCGTCGCAGTTGCAGGACGTATTGCGCGATGCAATCAACCGGGTGCTCGATATTGATCTTTACAACCGCGAAGTCGAAGCCGAGGCCAGAGACGCGGATTACCTGAAGGCATGCCGGCTAACGCTCATCAAGGCCGCGCAGCAGATGGGAATACGCGGCCTGTCAGCATGAGCTTCCCGCCCCCGCTGGCGAATAGCTGGCGCGAGGCGGTTTAACAAGCACCTTCGGTCGCCCGCCTGACACGCGGCCGAGGGGATCACAAAAGTACCTGCGGGTACGAGGTTGATGGCTTAGCCTGTTCGCGAAAAGCCAGATGTGAGGCGTAGCCGGTCGAACCGGGCATGACGTTACAGACATCGGGAGCTAACCCCTACCCGGTGCCGGTGGCTGCTATGTGAATCCCCTCAATCGTCGGCTGTGCCCGTGGTGGCGTCGGACGGTCAGGGATTGGTTCACATGACCACCGCGCTCGACTCGACCGAAGCGGCCCGCCCTCGTCAGCGGCGAAATGGTGAAAGATCGAGGAACACACACGCGTACCGAGTTCCAGGCTCATACTGCACCGTCCCCTGTGTCAACGCACAGGGGTCACTCCGCAACCCGTTTCCTTCTCACCTGCTGTTTGGTGCTGACGGTGCTTAGTGCTGTCTTTCCTGTCTGAGCGTAGCGAGGTGGCCTGATGAGGGCACTGTACCCGGTGCCTGAAGATGGCCATGTATTGAGCGCTTTATTGTACGATCAGAGAACTAACAGCTAATCGAGCGCGTACTATTAGAGGGTGACCGTGCTGAACTGTGCTGATCTAGATCATGCGTCTGAAGCGATGATGCCAAGGGGGTGCGCACCTGCGCTACCTGCCAAAGTTATCCACAAAATCGGGCCGCCCGCGGCGCCGGAACCGCCACATTCACGCCCGCTTTCACCAAAAACCCCTGCTTTTCGGCCAAAAAGAGCCGGCGCCTGCCCTACCGACCGGTTCCGCAACCCATCTGCGGGCTGTCTGGTGCCGAGTGCATCGGGGAAGCAACCGGGAAGCGATGGGAAAGCACCTGAGAAGCAACCGAGAAGCACCCACCACACAGGAGCGACGAATGGGTAACAACGGTCCTAATGTCAGAGAGACGAATCGAAAGTGGCTCACGCTGCCCGCGCGCATCGGTGCCCGCGATGCGGAAGAGATCGGGGCGAACCTTGCCACCATGGCCGACCCCGAGTGCCGCACACTCTACTCCGAGAGCGACCTGCTGCGGATCGAGGACGAGCTGCCAGAGCTACAGGACCAGGTGCGATACGCCAGGATCATCCATCACGCGCGGGGCGTGAAGCCCGAGGCGCGACATTATCGCCGGGCCTGCACCTGCACCGATGCGATTCAGGCAGACTACGAGCCGTCGCACGGACCTTACCCGCTGATCATCCCGCCGATGGCGCACGTCGAATGCGACGCGCACGGCCAGCCCTACTCGATCAATGGGATGCACGTCACCCAGCGGATCCACACGCCGCCGGCGGCGCTGGCCGATTGGGACCGGCGATACAACGAACTGGCCAAGGCCCGGAAGTCGACGCCACCGCGAGACGAGTATGAGTTCGTGCCGATCGTGCTGACCGACTACATCGACGAGCTGCCGGTGCACAGCGACCCCGAACCGCGGCCGGCGCGTGGCGTGGAGTGGCGCACGCCGTACGCTGCCACGCTGCCCCCGTCGCTCCGCAACATCCACCTGCGGTACGAGCCGACGTTCGCCGGAATGACGGGCCAGCCGTTGCCGCAACCCGGCCGGCTGCGCATCTTCGACACCTACCGCGCCCAGTGGGAACGCGAGTGCGAACGCTTGGGAGTGGACGTCACGCCCTATTGGTTCATCAAGGGACGCTGGCTGTTCAGTCTCGATACGACGCCAAGCGCCGTCTTCAATCGTCGTGGTCTCCGTCGTCAGCGCCGCCCACGGGGGCAGGCGATCCCGGCGAGCTGGTCGAGTTGGGAACCACCGCGCAGAGATCGCCCCGAATACCCGCACGGGCGAATGGACCTCAACGGCCTCTGGCGAATCGACCGTAGGAAGGTCGCCTCCATTTTCCTACGCATCACGCGACCGCAGCACGAGTGCGCGACGCTCTACTTCCACGAGGGCTACACGATCGCCGAGGTGGCGCGTGCCAGGAACTGCGCGGTCAGCACCGTTCACGAACTGATCGAGCGAGTCCGAGAGGAATTCCGCAGGGAGGAACTGCCGGACCCGAAGCCCAACTCGCTGTCCCCCACCGAATCGGGCTGGGAATCCGGTTACGTGCTGGTGAGTGCTCGCACCGCCTACGAGGATGAGGTGCGCCGCGGGTTCAAGCCGCCCCGCAAAGGTGCTGACGTGAATCCGTTCGCGCCCCGCGACAAAAATAAAATTGCGTAAGTTGTCGCCCCCACATCATTTGCACGGGATCCGACCACTCCGAATCGGTAAATAACCGAATTTCCCGTCCGTACTTGTAAGGGGAAGCAAGTGAAAATTGAAAGCCGCCGGTTGTGCTGACCGACGGTTCATAGGGGGGGGGTACTTCCGGGGTGCCTTCCCCCCAGAATCCCGAAATCCCGAAATCTGAAACACCCACAACCCATCGCACGACGAAGCCCGACAGGGCTTTCTGTCGTTGCGCCACACACCCCGAAGGAGAACGAATGCGAAAGCTAAGGCGAAAGAACGTGCCACCGGAGCGGCAACCGTACTTTGATGAGGCGATGAACTGTTACCGCGTCCCATTGACCAATGGTCGCACAGCGACAATCGACGCTGAAGACGTCGAACGGGTGTCGCAGTTCCTATGGCGATGGAGGCCGCACAAGTCGCTGGCCAATGGGCAAGCGGAGCACCGCCTGTACGTGTCGCGCACCGAGTACACAAACGTGCGGCTGAGTCGATTCATCCTCGGTGTCAGTGACGACGTTCGGTTCATCAACCACATCAACGACGACTCGCTCGACTACCGAAAAGCGAACCTGCGGACATTCACGCGAGAGGAGTCGTCCCGACACTTCAAGAAGATGAAGAAGAACCGCTTTGGTGACACGCCAAGCAGCCGCTTCAAGGGCGTTTCGCGGTTCCAAGACACTGGTAAATGGATCGCCCAAATCCGAAAGGACGGGGTGAACTATTACCTTGGCCTATTCACAGACGAAGAGGCCGCGGCCCGAGCGTACGATGCCAGCGCGTTGGAGAAGTTCGGCCACGCGGCGCGCATCAACTTTGCCATCCCACTGACCCAGGAGGCCGCATGAATCTGAGCTTGAACCTTGGCTATTGGACCGCCGAGTTGGACGACGCCGACGCCGGGATCATCTCAGGCTACGCGTGGCGACGCACGCGATGCAACAAGAAGGGCCGGCCGCGCGTCGAAGCATTCCGATTAGATGGGACGCGCGTATACCTCGAACGCCTGTTGCTTGGATTGGTTGACGACGGCCAATTCTACGTGAAGTTCCTGAACGGAAACCGACTGGATTTCCGCCGGGCAAACCTACAGGTGATGCACGTCGTCGATCACCTCGTGAGCCAGCCTAAGCTGCGATACCACGACCCCAACCGCCAGCCCACCAGCGAGTACAAGGGCGTGCATTGGGCCTCCACCAAATGCGATGGCCGCTGGTGCGCCAAGATCCGCTACGAGGGCACGCAACGGCTAATTGGGTGGTTCAAGGACGAGGTTAAAGCCGCTAAAGCGTACGACCGCCGCGCCGCCGAACTTTACGGCGCTGAAGCCTACTTGAACTTCCCCCAGGAGGTGCCCACCGCCAGGCGTCTAACCCCTACACATCCTCGCAACGTGACCAAAGTTTCACCCAAGGAACCATGGAACGATATATCCGTCCGAAACGACGCGCCAAGCGTCTGAAGCCGTTGACCGATGCGCAGTCCGCGCGGCAACTCACCTGCTACCGCCCCGCCGGCTGTGAACACGTTCGCACCGACGTGCTGATCGTCACCGACCGCTACATCGCCCGAGCCGCGAAGGCCGAGAGCCCCACAGCCAACCGAGTGGCGCTGTTGAACGCGCTGGCCCGATGCTGCGGACCTTGTTCACCCACTGGCTGCAACCCGACGCAGCACCGCTTCGCCCTTGAACGCTTCGACGCCGCAACGGCTTGGAAGCGCACGCAGAAGACGCCCCGCCGCCGCATCGCCGCCTGATCATTTCCATTATCGCGGTATTGATAGAGGGGGGCCATATTCGCGGCCCGCCCGTTCGACCTTTTTCCCATTTCGCCCAATAGCCGCTGGCCCAGCCAGCAGGAGCACGCCCATTCCACGCGCATCAACCGTACGCAAGCAACGTCTTTCCAATAACCGCCTCTATGTAGAGGGACTGACCAAAGCACTGACCGTGAAGGAACGTGCCGCGCTCGCCGAAGTCCTGCAAGGCAACCAGAGCACGGAGGAGATCGGCCAGGCCATCGGACTGAGCGGACGAATGGTGCGATACCAGACGGCCGCCGCGATGAAGAAGCTGGCTGCGAAAGGGATCGACGCCACGAGCCCGCAGAGAGGAAGACCGAGAGTGCCATGGATGGTGTCGATCGACCCCACCGACATCTGCAACCTGTCGACGAGAACGAACAGCGAGGGACAGACGGTCGGACGATGGGAAGGTGACGACGAGCCGAAGGAAGCCGAGCCGTTAGACGACGGTGAACGTGCGACCGAACCAACGAACGCACCGCTGGTGACAGGATGCCAACGGTGCAAGACCGGCAAACGCCGGATCGGCGATCGCTACTGCAAGAAATGCACGAAGGCCGTGATGAAGGAAATGCGACAGAACGGTTACCTGACTTAGAGAGAGTTTCCTTGGGGCCGGGCGCGGTGGCTTTCGACCAACGAACCACCGCCCGGTTTTTTGAACTGCACCACACACACAGACAGAGAGACAGAACCATGACAACCGTAATACCTAAAGACCTCGCGCACGGGATCATCAACCGACTCATTGACCGGCCGAACGTCGAAGTCATCGGCTGCGAATCCGAGTTGTCGGAATGCGAGCTTACGCCGGACCTCACCACCAACACCCGTCGATACGCACCAGGCGACACGATCGCCGTCACCATCACGCTGCGCTACACGGATTGGGTGAAACCGGCAGACGCGATAGACGAGCCGACCGACCTGCGTCGTGTCTACCACCAGCTAAAGAAGGTCGCACACCCAGCACGTAAGGCCGCTGAAGCAATCGACAAACTTCTCACCGGTGGTGTGCTGGTGGAATCCGTGGAGATCACCAAGGACCGCGACAAAGCGTCATAGCTTTCAGTGGGGGCCGAAACCTGAGCCGGGGGCTTCGCTCACAAAAAAACAGACCCCCAGACCCGTACCGAATGCCGAAGTCTTGAACATTTTTTAGACCGTCTGACCAAGGGGGGCTATCCCCCGCACCAATGCCCGACCCCTTCGCCAACATCCCGACGCTCGACGCCGCCGACCTGACCGACATCTGCGAGATCGACGGCTTGGGCGAGCCGTTCGACGACGCGCCGGACTTCGACCCCGAGTTAAACCCGGAGGTCGACGCCACGGCCCGGCTGGACGACGCGCACCTGCACATGCAGACGCCGAGGCGCAGGCTGTTCATCGACTACCGCCCCGACCCCGACGCGCTGCTGCACCTGAAGACGTTGCCGACCGAGGGGCAGACGTTGCACGGCGTGATCTGCCAGAAGTACGCCGCATGGGATCTGGTGCCGGCGCTGATCGGTCGCACCGGTCGCAACATCGACGAGCTGTACATCGCCACGCTGAGCTACGGCGCGGGCAACGCCAAGGAACTGCTGGCGCTGCTGGACGAGGGCCGAATCAAGCGGTGCAGCCTGATCGTCAGCCACTATTTCAAAGCGCAGAACCGCCAACTTTATGACTCGCTCGTGCCGCCCCTGCTGGAACGTGGTCACCGTGTCATCGCGATGCGCAATCACAGCAAGCTGCTGTTGATGCAGACCGCGGGCGCTGGAAGTTTCGTGGTGGAAGGTTCGGCCAACCTTCGCAGTTGTAAGAACGTCGAGCAGTTCTGCCTGACCCGTTGCCGCCAGTTGTACCGCTTTCACCGCGGCTGGATCGAGCGGGAACTGTTCGCCCGTCGCGAGGAAGGGAAGACCAATGACTAAGACCAATCGCCCGCCCGCCCCGGAAGAGATCGACGGCGAAGCGCTGCTGGAGTGGGAGCGGGTTTGCAACGAACTGGAATCGTTGAACCAGCTTCAGGCCACCGACCGCGCCATCCTCGTGCTGTATGTCGAGACATGGCAGACCTGGCGACGGGCGACGGCCGGCGTGAACAAGCACGGTGCCGTTATCCGCTACCCGAACAAGACCGTGGGGCCGAGCCCCTTCTACAACGTGGCGAAGGACTGTGCCAAGCAACTGCGCGGCCTGCTGGCCGACCTGGGACTTAACCCCGCCGTGCGGCTGAGCAACGCTGGCACCAATCCCGCCGACGAGCCCGAGCCGGACTTCACCGCCTAACCGAGAGGATGCCCAGCCACCCCTGCAAATGGCCGACGTGTGACGAGTACGTTTCCCGTGCTGGCGAATACTGCCCCGACCACGCCGAGCAGGGCCGCGAGGTTCGGGCCGAACGGTCATCGTTCTACGACCAGCACCTGCGCGACCCCGACGCCAAGCGGTTCTACGCATCGGCCGCGTGGCAACATGCCAGAGCCCGCAAGCTGGCCACGAACCCCACATGCGAGTTTGAAGGGTGCGCGCGTTTCGCTCAGCACGTTCACCATCGCAAGCCGCTGAAGGATTGCACGACGTCCGAGCGAGTCTGGCAACCGAACCTCGAATCGCTCTGCCCACGCCACCACAACGAGCGAGAGGCCCAAGTCAAACGGAGATCCCAATGAACCCCACCACCACCGCGCGCAAGCCGCGCCTGCTGCGGAAGACCAACACCAATGGCTATCTGATGCTGCGCCGACCGTCGCACCCGATGGTCACGCGCAACGGCTACGCCTACGCCCACCGCGTCGTTCTCTTCGACCGGATCGGCCCCGGCCAGCACAAGTGCAACTGGTGCCCGCGCATCGTCACATGGGCGCACCGCTGGCCGCTGCAACCCGACAGCCTCACGGTCGATCACGTCGATTCCGCCAAGGCCAACAACGACGACGCCAACCTCGTGCCCTCGTGCCCGTCCTGCAACTCGCGACGGGCAGCGGCACGCCGGGCGGCGATCAAACGCTTGATGGGGAGGCTGGCGGCTTGAAGCGGCTTGAACTGAAGGAAGACGCCGAATTCTACTACGACGAAGCCGCGGCGATGGCCCCGGTTCGGTTCGCGGAGAAGTTCTTGCGCCACTACGAAGGGCAATGGGCGGGCCAGCCGTTCACGCTCATGGATTGGCAGCGCGACGAGGTGATCAAACCCCTCTTCGGCTGGAAGCGCCGGAAGGATGGCCGCCGCCGGTTCCGCGAACTGTGGTTGCTGACCGCCAAGGGAGCGGGCAAGACACCGCTGCTGGCGCTCGTGGGCATGTTCATGCTGCTGGCAGATGGGGAGGAAGCGCCGCACATCATCAGCAGCGCCACGGACGTGCCGCAGGCCCGGCTCACGTTCGACGCCGCCAAGAAGTACATCGCCGCCAACCGGACGCTGGAACGCGCCTGCCGTAGTCTGCAACACGAGATCAAGGGACCGAAGAACGCGAAGTGGGAGGCGGTGAGCGGATCGGCGGAAGGCCGACACGGTTACCGCCCCACCTGCCTGCTGATGGACGAGGCGCACGAGTGGCCGAATGGTGCGCTCTACAAGAACCTGACCGCCAATATGTTCAAGCGGCCCAACTCGCTGACGTTGGTGACGACCAACGCCGGTCCCAGCCGCACCTGCTTCGCGTGGTCCCTGCACGAGCGTGCCTTGGCGGTCCTGAACGGCACGAGCGACAACACGAAGCTACTGCCGGTGATCTACGAGACGCCGGAAGACATGGATTGGACGACCGAGGCCGCGGCGAAGGTCGCCAACCCTTCCATCGGCCACCTCGTTCAGTTTGAAGACCTCGCCACCGAACTGAGCGACGCGAAGCTGAGCGACGACGCCGAGGCCCGGTATCGTCGGCTGTACCTGTCGCAGTGGCAAAAGACGGGTGAGGGCCGCTGGCTGAGCATGGCATTGTGGGACGCGTGCGAGACGGTCGACGCGCTGACCATCCCGACCGACGCCGCGCTATTCGTGGGGCTCGACCTGAGCCTGGGCGACGACCTTTGCGCCGTCGCGTTCGTCTGGGCGACGCCCGAACGGTTCTACCTCGACTCCCATTTCTGGACGCCCAAGGCCACCGCTGAGGGGTACGAGGCATCGCACGGCGTGCCGTACCAGAAGTGGGCGAACGACGGGCATATCACGCTGGTGGACGAGCTGACCATCAGCGGCGCGGTGCACGACCGGATCGCCGCCTACATCGTGGAGCGTGCGAAGGGTCACAAGGTCCGGGCGATCTGCTTCGACCGCGCCCACGCCCTGCACACAGTCAAGGCGCTGGAGGCCGCGGGATTGCGGGCGGTGCCGATCGGCCAGGGCTACGAGGTGTCGCCCGGCTGCTTCGAGCTGGAACGCCGCATCAAGGAATCGACCGTCACCATCCGCGCCAACGGCGTGCTGCGGTTCTGCGCGACGAACGCCGAAATCTACGAGGACCAGCGCGGCAACATCTACCCGATCAAGCCGGGGGCCAAGGGCAAGTTCAAGGGCACCAAGCACCTGAAGATCGACGGCATATCCGCCGCGGCCAACGCCTTCAAAGAAGCAAAGCGTCACACGTTCCCCAAAGTCCGAACCATCTTCAAAGGACCCAGAGTCATATGAACCTCGCACCCGAAGCATTGGAAGTGATCAACATGGGCGGCAGCTACGAGGGCGGGATCATCCCCCCGGCGCTGATCAACGCTTACTCCGCGATGGCCATCACCCCCTACTGGCGGGCGATGAACTTTCTGGCCACGAACCTTGCGGCGTTCCCGCGGTCGGTGCGCCAGAACGGCAACCGGATGGACGACGCCGAGCCGCACCCGCTGGCGAAGCTGCTGCGCCGCAAGCCCAACGGCTACCAGACGCCGCAAGTGATGTGGCGGACGTTCTACTACCACGCCGCCAACAAGGGCAACGGCTATCTGTGGATCGAACGGGACGCCGCGACGTTCAAGCCGATCGGCCTGCACAACCTGTTGCCCGAGGACGTCCACCCAATCCGGTACATCCACGAGGGCGAGAAGACGCCAACGCAATACTACCTCGTGCGATCGACCAAGACCGTGCTGAGCGGGGCCGACGTCATCCACATTCAGGCGCTGGGGCACGACGGGCATTGCGGCACGAACCCCGTGGAGCAGCACGAGGCGACGTTTCAGCAGGCCATGGCGCTCGACCGGTTCCAAACCCGTTTCCTGCAAAAGGGCACGATGATCCGGGCGGCCATCGAGTTGCCCGAGGCGGTCGGGGCCGACGATGACCTCGTGGACGAGATCCAAGAGACGATGCGCCGCTACTTCCGCGGTGCCGATGCCGAGCGCGATATCGTCGTGCTGCCCAACGGCGCGAAGCTGAACAACGCCACGCTATCGCCGGCCGACAGCCAGCTTGCCGAGCAGGGGGCGGTACTGACGAAGAAGATCGCCCAGATTACAGGCGTCCCGCCCCACTTCCTCTACGAGTTCAAGGATGCCAAATACAACAACCTGACCGAGCAGATGGGCCAGGACGTAGTGCGCTACACGTTCCTGCCGTGGATTCAGCAGACCGAGGAAGAGCTGACCGCCAAGCTGCTGACCGACGACGAGCTTGACGAGGGCTACGCGATCCACCTGAACCCCGACGCCCTGCTGCGCGGATCGTCCAAGGAGCAGATGGAAGTCGTCACCCTTGGCGTCAAGTCGGGCATCTACACCGAGAACGAGGGCCGCGGGCTGATCGGGATGCCCGCCGTGGCCGACGCCAGCGCCAACCAACTCAAGCGGCTGGGCGACACCGCGCCCCCGCCGGCCGCTGGCGACGCGGAAGCCGAGTGACCATTTCCATTATCCCTGTCTCATTAGGGGACCACTATGAAAAACGAAGCGCTGAAGTTCTACACCATCGACACGCAGTTCGCCGTCGCATCGACCGAGGGCAAGCCGACGACCCTCACGGGCTATGCGATCGTCTACAACGCGCTATCGGACGACCGCGGCGGCTACCGCGTGCGGATCAAGCCCGGTTCGGTGTCGTTCGCCAAGGAGGTGCAGGCGCTGTACTACCACGCCCACCCCGAAGTTCTGGGCACGACCGCCAACGGGTCGCTGCGCCTCACGTCCGACACGTTCGGCGTGAAGGTGGAGATCGACCTGCCCGACACCCAGCGCGCCCGCGACGTGGCCGAGCTGGTGGGCAAGCGGTACGTCACCGGGATGAGCTTCGCCATGGTGAGCACGCCCAAGGGCACGTTCACCACCGAGGGCGGGCAACGCATCCTCAACGCCGAGGCGTTCACCATCGACGAGGTGACCGTGACCGGCATTCCCGCGTTCGTTCAATCCAACATCACGGTGAAGACGGACGACGACGCCCGATTCGCCAGCCGCCGGGCCGACGCCCTGCGCCTCGATCAATTCAAACTCGACCTGTACCGGCTACCGGGCGCGTTGCCTGCCGCCGTCTAACCCTAGCGCCCCATAGTCGGGCCAGAAAGAGATTGTCCATGGACA
This region of Tepidisphaeraceae bacterium genomic DNA includes:
- a CDS encoding HK97 family phage prohead protease — encoded protein: MKNEALKFYTIDTQFAVASTEGKPTTLTGYAIVYNALSDDRGGYRVRIKPGSVSFAKEVQALYYHAHPEVLGTTANGSLRLTSDTFGVKVEIDLPDTQRARDVAELVGKRYVTGMSFAMVSTPKGTFTTEGGQRILNAEAFTIDEVTVTGIPAFVQSNITVKTDDDARFASRRADALRLDQFKLDLYRLPGALPAAV